A region of Odocoileus virginianus isolate 20LAN1187 ecotype Illinois chromosome 11, Ovbor_1.2, whole genome shotgun sequence DNA encodes the following proteins:
- the RGS2 gene encoding regulator of G-protein signaling 2, producing MQSAMFLAVQHDCGPMDKSAGTGPKNEEKREKMKRTLLKDWKSRLSYFLQNSSSPGKPKTGKKSKQQTFIKPSPEEAQLWSEAFDELLASKYGLAAFRAFLKSEFCEENIEFWLACEDFKKTKSPQKLSSKAKKIYTDFIEKEAPKEINIDFQTKSLIAQNIQEATSGCFTTAQKRVYSLMENNSYPRFLESEFYQDLCKKPQITTEPHAT from the exons ATGCAAAGTGCTATGTTCCTGGCTGTCCAGCACGACTGCGGACCCATGGACAAAAGCGCTGGCACCGGGCCCAAGAACGAGGAGAAGCGAGAGAAGATGAAGCGAACCCT aTTAAAAGATTGGAAGAGCCGTTTGAGTTACTTCTTGCAAAATTCCTcctctcctgggaagcccaaaactggCAAGAAAAGCAAACAGCAAACCTTCATCAA GCCTTCTCCCGAGGAAGCCCAGCTGTGGTCAGAAGCATTTGATGAGCTGCTAGCCAGTAAAT atGGTCTTGCTGCATTCAGggcttttttaaaatctgaattctgTGAAGAAAATATTGAATTCTGGCTGGCCTGTGAAGACTTCAAAAAAACCAAGTCACCCCAAAAGCTGTcctcaaaagcaaagaaaatatatactgaCTTCATAGAAAAAGAAGCTCCAAAAGag atCAACATAGACTTTCAAACCAAATCTCTGATTGCCCAAAACATACAGGAGGCTACCAGTGGCTGCTTCACAACTGCCCAGAAAAGGGTGTACAGCTTGATGGAGAACAACTCTTATCCGCGTTTCTTGGAGTCAGAATTCTACCAGGACTTGTGTAAAAAGCCGCAGATCACCACAGAACCCCATGCTACATGA